A part of Candidatus Neomarinimicrobiota bacterium genomic DNA contains:
- a CDS encoding 2-isopropylmalate synthase — protein sequence MEIALLDSTLREGEQSPHVSFTIDQKVKIVQALDTFGIEFIEIGHPAVSPDIQKAVKKISQLDTRAEKIIHGRATRSDIDGALAYGVPWVGIFFGTSALSLKHKFGIDQKEALIQIVDVISYAKDKGLMLRFTAEDASRTELSFLIEVAQRVETAGADRFSIADTVGVLTPEVTTKLVTEVKAAINIPIHIHCHNDLGLATANVLAAFIAGASVADVSINGLGERCGIASLAEVALILKNKYHVDNNWDLSSLRRLAKEMELISGISNRKNQPIVGDFAFTHKSGLHTRAVIKDPKTYESYCPKLVGQNRNIIIDKFTGTVAVADRLNKLKIKCTSDVVERITSKIKSNPKPNPVTDLELINYLS from the coding sequence ATGGAAATAGCTTTACTCGATTCCACCTTAAGAGAGGGAGAACAATCTCCCCACGTTTCTTTTACGATAGATCAAAAAGTCAAGATAGTTCAAGCGCTCGATACATTCGGAATTGAATTCATCGAAATTGGGCATCCTGCAGTATCACCAGATATTCAAAAGGCAGTAAAGAAAATATCGCAATTGGATACACGGGCAGAAAAGATTATCCACGGAAGGGCGACTCGATCAGACATTGATGGTGCATTAGCCTATGGTGTTCCATGGGTTGGTATCTTTTTTGGAACTTCAGCTCTTAGTTTAAAACACAAATTCGGAATAGATCAAAAAGAAGCACTTATTCAAATTGTGGATGTAATATCCTATGCAAAGGATAAAGGTCTCATGCTTCGATTTACGGCAGAGGATGCTTCCAGAACAGAATTGTCATTTTTAATAGAGGTCGCCCAAAGAGTTGAGACGGCAGGCGCGGACCGATTTAGCATTGCAGATACAGTCGGTGTTTTAACTCCGGAGGTAACAACTAAACTCGTTACCGAAGTAAAAGCTGCTATTAATATCCCTATTCATATTCATTGTCATAATGATCTCGGATTGGCAACTGCCAATGTGCTTGCAGCTTTTATTGCAGGTGCCAGCGTTGCCGATGTATCTATTAACGGGTTGGGTGAACGATGCGGCATCGCTTCTTTAGCTGAAGTTGCACTCATTTTAAAAAATAAATATCATGTGGATAATAATTGGGATTTGTCATCATTAAGAAGATTGGCAAAAGAAATGGAATTGATATCAGGGATTTCCAACCGAAAGAACCAACCAATTGTTGGTGATTTTGCATTTACCCATAAATCGGGTCTTCATACTCGCGCAGTAATCAAAGACCCCAAAACATATGAATCCTATTGTCCAAAATTAGTTGGTCAAAACCGGAATATTATTATTGATAAATTTACCGGGACGGTAGCAGTGGCAGATCGATTAAATAAATTAAAAATTAAATGTACAAGTGATGTAGTTGAACGGATAACTTCAAAAATTAAGTCTAATCCTAAACCGAATCCTGTTACAGATCTTGAGCTTATTAATTATTTATCGTAG
- a CDS encoding sodium:solute symporter family protein has protein sequence MQTFHGIGTTADWVVMVVYFIVIMLFGSYFGRYTKNTSDFFFGGRRFSWWLITMSIVATGVGSHSFVKYSAKGFEHGISSTMTYLNDWFFIPFFMFGWLPIIVYSKIRSIPEYFEKRFSPSARFLATILLLLYMIGYIGIGFLTLGKAVIPMLPEAFTIMSMTFPITLMGAIIIIAIITGIYITFGGQTAVIFTDLLQGFILLFAGLLLFFFGITYLGGFDIFWNLLPAEWKLPMADFNQPANFNFVGIFWQDAIAGSIGFLFMNQGLIMRFMACKNVNEGRKAAAINILFVLPISAIVVGNAGWIGKAISVVSPDIVSPSVSPDQIFVVVANIIASPGMFGFIMAALTAALMSTVDTLINATAAIYINDVYRPVRKFLKKKAISTIENDRRELRVARYASMAVTALGVLAVLAFKNFPTVYEAHGYFHSTLTPPLVVGIFLGVFWKRFTPAAVITTFVGGVALMILGARYPGIFIAPFDHGIEMNPDHPYSYIRALYNTLVCAGAAVLVTITTHWQRQIISTIRNKQNGKTIINTILVVTIGVFFIVLVNISGMYVQALSAIIVIIMVPLLVTYYVPYDEKVNTNGLTANSINIARKLFKGGEPNDEEGKKVLVHFNVVSGDESVIRFSNKDMDAMKALPGDLVYISDNRKWMGGLKSIHAVYGHPHDEIGKVYITADQMKHGLFVQGKILEAEKEM, from the coding sequence ATGCAAACATTTCATGGTATAGGTACCACGGCAGATTGGGTTGTAATGGTGGTTTATTTTATTGTGATTATGCTTTTTGGCAGTTATTTCGGTCGTTATACAAAAAATACATCTGATTTCTTTTTCGGTGGACGAAGATTTTCCTGGTGGTTAATTACCATGTCTATTGTGGCCACGGGAGTGGGCAGTCACAGTTTTGTAAAATATTCGGCAAAAGGATTTGAACACGGCATATCTTCTACCATGACCTACTTAAATGATTGGTTTTTCATTCCCTTTTTTATGTTTGGCTGGTTGCCCATAATCGTTTATTCAAAAATTAGATCTATACCCGAATATTTCGAAAAACGATTTAGCCCGTCGGCACGATTTTTGGCTACAATTCTCCTACTTCTTTATATGATAGGATATATTGGTATTGGGTTTCTTACCCTGGGGAAAGCTGTGATTCCCATGCTGCCAGAAGCGTTTACAATAATGAGTATGACATTCCCAATTACACTCATGGGTGCAATCATTATTATCGCTATTATTACAGGGATATATATTACGTTTGGTGGGCAGACAGCTGTGATTTTCACGGATCTTTTACAAGGTTTTATCCTGTTATTTGCCGGCTTACTATTATTCTTTTTTGGAATTACATATCTTGGTGGATTTGATATATTTTGGAATCTTTTACCCGCAGAATGGAAATTACCTATGGCTGATTTTAATCAGCCGGCAAACTTTAATTTTGTGGGCATATTTTGGCAAGATGCCATTGCTGGGTCCATTGGATTTTTATTCATGAATCAAGGCCTCATTATGCGTTTCATGGCCTGCAAAAATGTGAATGAAGGGCGTAAAGCTGCTGCAATAAATATTCTTTTTGTTCTTCCCATTTCGGCAATTGTTGTGGGGAATGCAGGTTGGATTGGGAAAGCAATTTCTGTTGTAAGTCCTGATATTGTAAGTCCATCTGTTTCTCCTGATCAAATTTTTGTGGTAGTGGCCAACATTATTGCAAGCCCCGGTATGTTTGGATTTATTATGGCTGCACTTACGGCTGCACTAATGAGTACTGTAGATACTTTGATTAATGCGACGGCAGCGATTTATATTAATGATGTATATCGTCCCGTTCGAAAATTTCTAAAAAAGAAAGCAATTTCAACTATTGAAAATGACCGCAGAGAATTGAGGGTGGCACGCTATGCTTCGATGGCTGTAACGGCATTGGGCGTTTTAGCCGTACTTGCCTTCAAAAATTTTCCAACAGTTTATGAAGCGCATGGTTATTTTCATTCTACATTAACACCGCCACTTGTTGTTGGCATTTTCCTCGGTGTTTTCTGGAAACGGTTTACACCTGCGGCTGTGATTACTACATTTGTCGGCGGCGTGGCACTTATGATTCTGGGGGCAAGATATCCTGGCATTTTTATTGCACCCTTTGACCATGGAATTGAAATGAATCCAGATCACCCTTATTCATATATCCGTGCACTATACAATACGCTTGTTTGTGCAGGTGCGGCAGTTTTGGTGACCATTACGACTCATTGGCAGAGACAAATAATCTCAACCATTCGAAATAAACAAAATGGGAAAACAATAATAAACACAATTTTAGTTGTTACAATCGGAGTCTTTTTCATTGTGTTGGTAAATATTTCAGGAATGTATGTTCAAGCTTTATCCGCAATTATTGTAATCATTATGGTTCCCTTGCTTGTGACTTATTATGTCCCATATGATGAAAAAGTAAATACGAATGGATTAACGGCGAATTCAATCAATATCGCACGAAAACTATTTAAAGGTGGGGAGCCCAATGACGAGGAAGGTAAAAAGGTACTCGTTCATTTTAATGTTGTGAGCGGTGATGAAAGTGTTATACGTTTTTCGAATAAAGATATGGACGCCATGAAAGCGCTTCCCGGCGACCTTGTTTACATTTCGGATAATAGAAAATGGATGGGTGGATTAAAATCCATTCACGCTGTGTATGGCCATCCTCATGATGAAATAGGGAAAGTATATATAACGGCAGATCAAATGAAACATGGCTTATTTGTTCAGGGGAAAATATTAGAAGCAGAAAAAGAAATGTAA
- a CDS encoding HIT domain-containing protein, translating to MDKLWSPWRMEYIRAKKDKNEGCVFCIKSDSETDRDNLVLYRGNSAFVLMNLYPYNNGHIMVCPYDHVKTTDSLSKDCMMEIMELADKSMKIFRETMKAEGFNFGANIGVSGGAGIADHIHFHVVPRWVGDTNFMPVIGHTKVMVDGLLDTYDKLKIKFDKLIK from the coding sequence ATGGATAAGCTTTGGAGTCCGTGGCGCATGGAATATATCCGTGCGAAAAAAGATAAAAATGAGGGCTGTGTGTTTTGTATTAAGTCTGATTCAGAAACTGATCGTGATAATCTTGTCCTCTACAGAGGTAATAGTGCCTTTGTCCTTATGAATCTCTATCCTTATAATAATGGACATATTATGGTTTGTCCTTATGATCATGTGAAAACAACAGATTCATTATCAAAAGATTGCATGATGGAGATTATGGAATTGGCCGATAAATCCATGAAAATATTTAGAGAAACAATGAAAGCAGAAGGGTTCAACTTTGGCGCCAATATTGGTGTTTCCGGCGGGGCTGGAATTGCGGATCACATCCATTTTCATGTGGTACCTAGATGGGTTGGTGACACTAATTTCATGCCCGTGATTGGGCATACCAAAGTGATGGTTGATGGTCTCCTCGATACATATGATAAACTTAAAATCAAATTTGATAAACTGATTAAATAA
- a CDS encoding elongation factor G, whose protein sequence is MKDYAAKDIRNFAIVGHGASGKTILSESMLSSGGEINRIGSIEVGTTISDYHRDEHDRQISIHSSPLHVEWMNTKFNVIDTPGYLDFIGESISSLAVVDLALITIHAVNGVEVGTEQVWNYANNYGLPKMIVVNGLDREHAKFDQIVQQCKNHFGGNVFPMQLPVNAGPGFNQIIDVLRSELITYKTDGSGQYTEEALPDDWKDRVKELHQELIEYVAESDDSLMEKFFEQGNLSEEEMREGLHRAIQDQVFIPVFCTTATQNIGVARVMDFIAKYGSSPIDRAKIKATNANTGEAVDVDLDGNSPVVHVFKTISEAHVGDLSFFRVYSGTVSPGMELHNTSRGNTERFGQMFLMNGKTRTAVTKLNAGDIGSVVKLKDTHTGNTLTGPENKVRLPSVKLPNSNIHLGVRSKSKGDEEKIATGLATIHEEDSTFVYNVDSELRQTVLSGQGELHLHVSIDRLKRRFNVEVETFKPRIPYRETIRGKGASKYRHKKQSGGAGQFAEVWMKVEPKSRGEGVEFSHSLVGQNVDRVFVPSVEKGVNAAVAEGVLAGYRVVDLKAEFYDGKQHPVDSKDIAFQMAGKQAFREAFLAAQPCLLEPVLNIEIKVPEHYMGDVMGDISSRRGKIIGMDTDGTFQQIKAQVPQSELYHYSTRLRSLTGGRGIHSEEFSHYEEVPREMETKVTASAKAAQEGD, encoded by the coding sequence ATGAAAGATTACGCAGCTAAAGATATTCGTAATTTCGCAATTGTGGGCCATGGGGCTTCAGGGAAAACTATACTTTCTGAATCTATGCTGTCCAGCGGAGGCGAAATAAACCGCATAGGATCCATTGAAGTGGGTACCACCATTTCAGATTATCACCGCGATGAGCATGATCGACAGATATCGATCCATTCGTCACCCCTCCATGTGGAGTGGATGAATACCAAATTTAATGTAATCGATACACCCGGTTATCTCGATTTTATCGGTGAATCCATTTCTTCATTGGCAGTGGTGGATCTTGCCCTTATAACTATCCATGCTGTTAATGGCGTAGAGGTAGGGACAGAACAAGTTTGGAATTATGCCAATAATTATGGTCTCCCCAAAATGATCGTAGTGAATGGTCTGGACCGAGAACATGCCAAATTCGACCAAATTGTTCAGCAGTGCAAAAATCATTTTGGCGGAAATGTTTTCCCTATGCAATTACCAGTAAATGCGGGCCCGGGATTTAACCAAATTATAGATGTACTTCGTAGTGAATTGATTACCTATAAAACAGATGGTAGTGGACAATACACAGAAGAAGCATTGCCGGACGATTGGAAAGACCGTGTCAAAGAATTACACCAGGAATTGATTGAATATGTGGCTGAATCTGATGATTCTTTGATGGAGAAATTTTTTGAACAAGGGAATTTATCCGAAGAAGAAATGCGCGAAGGATTGCACAGAGCTATTCAGGATCAAGTATTTATTCCAGTGTTTTGTACAACCGCAACGCAAAATATAGGGGTGGCGAGGGTGATGGATTTTATTGCAAAATACGGTTCATCTCCCATTGATCGAGCAAAAATTAAGGCTACGAATGCGAATACAGGTGAAGCGGTCGATGTTGATTTGGATGGGAATAGCCCTGTCGTTCATGTATTTAAAACTATTAGTGAAGCCCACGTTGGTGACCTTTCTTTTTTCCGTGTCTATTCTGGGACAGTTTCACCTGGGATGGAATTGCACAATACATCCCGTGGCAATACAGAGCGCTTTGGTCAAATGTTTTTGATGAATGGGAAAACCCGTACCGCTGTAACCAAATTGAATGCGGGCGATATTGGTTCGGTTGTCAAATTGAAAGATACTCATACAGGAAATACTCTTACGGGTCCCGAGAATAAAGTAAGGCTTCCATCTGTTAAACTGCCCAATTCGAATATTCATCTTGGTGTACGGTCTAAATCCAAAGGTGATGAAGAAAAGATAGCTACTGGGTTGGCTACAATCCATGAAGAAGATTCAACCTTTGTTTATAATGTGGATTCCGAACTTCGTCAAACGGTCCTTTCAGGACAGGGAGAATTGCACCTTCATGTATCAATCGATAGGTTGAAACGGCGATTCAATGTGGAAGTAGAAACATTCAAACCACGGATTCCATACCGGGAAACAATTCGGGGTAAAGGCGCATCAAAATACCGTCATAAAAAACAAAGTGGTGGTGCAGGGCAATTTGCAGAAGTATGGATGAAAGTTGAGCCTAAATCTCGTGGTGAAGGCGTTGAGTTCTCCCATTCTTTAGTTGGCCAAAATGTTGACCGTGTATTTGTTCCTTCAGTTGAAAAGGGTGTAAATGCAGCAGTTGCAGAAGGTGTGTTGGCGGGATATCGTGTGGTGGATTTAAAAGCCGAATTTTATGATGGCAAACAACACCCTGTTGACTCCAAGGATATAGCTTTCCAAATGGCAGGCAAGCAAGCATTCAGAGAAGCTTTCTTGGCCGCTCAGCCTTGTCTACTGGAACCGGTTCTAAATATAGAAATAAAAGTTCCAGAACATTACATGGGTGATGTGATGGGTGATATCTCCAGCCGCCGTGGGAAAATTATCGGCATGGATACTGATGGAACTTTTCAGCAGATCAAAGCACAAGTACCTCAATCTGAACTTTACCATTATTCTACAAGATTGAGATCTTTAACCGGTGGGCGAGGGATTCATTCTGAAGAATTTAGTCACTATGAAGAAGTTCCACGTGAGATGGAAACCAAAGTAACCGCATCTGCAAAAGCAGCTCAAGAAGGGGATTGA
- a CDS encoding NTP transferase domain-containing protein, whose amino-acid sequence MYCVIMAGGRGTRFWPASRKENPKQLLNIVGNESMLQMTVNRLVKMKNVEDVFIVTGPNLAPKIKKTIKGVKPKNIIVEPSGKDTAAAIGLAALHIKKLGKDAVMSVFPADHLIVGAQKFAKTVRSAIQLANKNDSLVTIGIEPTFPATGYGYIQYDQNSPEDHLNGFRVKTFAEKPHHTLAKRFIESGDFLWNGGMFVWRVSTFFKKIEKHMPDLNDQLVKIEKLIASKQDFKRLWNNIKPESIDYGLMEKSDDIYVVKAEFDWNDLGSWDTVFDVSPKSKDQNVIRGEGVVIEGKNNLIQSNGHFTAVIGLDNIVVVNTKDATLVVPREKVEDVKELVKYLEKKKRDDLL is encoded by the coding sequence ATGTATTGTGTCATAATGGCTGGTGGACGGGGGACTCGTTTTTGGCCAGCCAGTCGGAAAGAAAATCCAAAACAACTTTTAAATATTGTCGGCAATGAATCCATGCTCCAAATGACTGTTAATCGTTTGGTGAAAATGAAAAATGTCGAAGATGTATTTATAGTAACGGGCCCAAATCTGGCGCCCAAAATAAAAAAGACAATAAAGGGTGTTAAACCCAAAAATATCATTGTTGAACCTAGCGGAAAAGATACCGCGGCAGCCATTGGGTTGGCGGCGCTCCATATAAAAAAACTGGGGAAGGATGCTGTCATGAGCGTATTCCCGGCAGATCATTTAATTGTGGGTGCTCAAAAATTTGCAAAAACAGTTCGGTCTGCTATTCAATTGGCCAACAAAAATGATTCTTTAGTGACGATCGGGATTGAGCCCACTTTCCCTGCTACTGGGTACGGATATATTCAGTATGATCAAAATAGTCCGGAAGATCATTTGAATGGTTTTAGGGTAAAAACATTTGCTGAAAAACCCCATCATACTTTGGCCAAGCGATTTATAGAAAGTGGCGATTTTTTATGGAATGGTGGTATGTTTGTCTGGAGGGTATCAACCTTTTTTAAAAAGATTGAAAAACATATGCCCGATTTAAATGATCAATTGGTAAAAATCGAAAAACTGATTGCATCAAAACAAGATTTTAAACGGTTATGGAATAATATTAAACCTGAATCCATTGACTACGGATTAATGGAAAAATCTGATGATATCTACGTGGTGAAGGCAGAATTTGATTGGAATGACCTTGGCTCCTGGGATACTGTATTTGATGTTTCGCCAAAATCAAAGGATCAAAATGTCATCCGTGGCGAAGGTGTGGTCATAGAAGGAAAGAATAATCTCATACAGTCTAACGGCCATTTTACTGCAGTTATCGGATTGGACAATATTGTGGTGGTAAATACCAAAGATGCAACATTGGTTGTTCCCCGGGAAAAAGTTGAAGATGTGAAAGAATTGGTAAAATATCTGGAGAAAAAGAAACGGGACGATCTTTTATAA
- a CDS encoding Ig-like domain-containing protein: MGIALMIYSCAAVSSPGGGPEDETPPAFISAIPEGGSIHFEGGIVTLKFSEYIDEKSLKNAVKISPRLDSLIEPIYGDDEIILDFPEELLKNQTYVITINRNLKDERGVALGQSIQVAYSTGAIIDEGQISGRIHGEESYAAHLWKLEKGFEDSIFFKEPLYVSEADDEGNFNFKYLAPGEYIIMGIERSAAGAGLVPERMAYGVTSKKTYNLGEKQSLNGISMQPKRETPPLKMTHGEWKGKRWGWIHFNRELESNVELGGLAIVDSDENDHQPKFYQDAQDKKRFLMISADTLSAGKAELKLSSVFSGVDTMLSDAKINIRIPTKRDTTHLKRLKPEKSVTIQLEKNEGPIVSIVFSKPVISIFDSTFFMVADTDTVVTKLNWINPTEIAFIPPTGWKEKTKYKLIIFSEGLTPIEGKTLKDSISYVNIKSEKKLGYGGISGSFEMKGVNPLIELKMLKKEPEIFYSSVNSNQQFHFKHIPEGPYRLMIIDDLDRDKKYSHGSAYPFQASEWFYIHPDTFDVRANWDIDVGPLKIGEKN, from the coding sequence ATGGGCATTGCGCTCATGATTTATTCATGTGCGGCTGTCTCATCCCCAGGCGGTGGGCCCGAGGATGAAACGCCGCCGGCTTTTATTTCCGCTATCCCGGAAGGGGGAAGCATCCACTTTGAAGGTGGAATTGTTACGCTCAAATTTTCCGAATATATTGATGAAAAATCTTTAAAAAATGCGGTAAAAATATCTCCCCGCCTGGATTCGCTGATCGAACCTATCTATGGTGACGATGAGATAATCTTGGATTTCCCAGAGGAATTATTAAAAAACCAAACTTACGTCATTACAATCAATCGCAATCTGAAGGATGAACGAGGTGTAGCCTTAGGTCAATCCATCCAAGTGGCTTACAGTACAGGTGCGATTATAGATGAAGGCCAAATTTCCGGCCGTATTCATGGCGAAGAATCCTACGCAGCCCATTTATGGAAATTGGAAAAGGGGTTTGAAGATTCTATTTTTTTCAAAGAACCTCTTTATGTGTCTGAAGCGGACGATGAGGGAAACTTCAATTTTAAGTATCTGGCTCCTGGGGAATATATAATTATGGGCATTGAACGGAGTGCTGCCGGGGCGGGGCTCGTCCCCGAACGAATGGCCTATGGTGTTACATCAAAAAAGACATATAATTTAGGCGAGAAACAATCTCTTAATGGAATCTCAATGCAGCCGAAGCGGGAAACACCGCCGTTGAAAATGACCCATGGAGAATGGAAAGGCAAACGCTGGGGCTGGATACATTTTAATAGGGAACTGGAAAGTAATGTTGAACTCGGTGGGTTAGCTATTGTTGATTCTGATGAAAATGACCATCAGCCAAAGTTTTATCAAGATGCCCAGGATAAAAAAAGGTTCCTAATGATTTCGGCTGATACCTTGTCAGCGGGGAAAGCAGAATTGAAATTAAGTTCAGTTTTTTCGGGTGTTGATACAATGCTATCTGATGCAAAAATTAATATTCGCATCCCAACTAAAAGAGACACAACCCATTTAAAACGGTTGAAGCCGGAGAAATCAGTTACCATCCAATTGGAAAAAAATGAGGGACCAATTGTATCTATAGTTTTTTCAAAACCGGTTATTTCCATTTTTGATAGTACATTTTTTATGGTAGCAGATACAGATACAGTTGTTACGAAGTTGAATTGGATAAATCCGACGGAAATTGCTTTTATTCCGCCCACTGGTTGGAAAGAGAAAACCAAATACAAATTGATAATATTTTCTGAAGGACTTACCCCAATAGAAGGAAAAACCTTAAAAGATTCAATCTCCTATGTAAATATAAAATCAGAAAAGAAATTGGGATACGGCGGAATTAGTGGGTCATTCGAAATGAAGGGTGTCAATCCATTGATAGAGTTAAAGATGCTGAAAAAAGAACCTGAAATTTTCTATTCTTCTGTAAATTCCAACCAACAATTCCACTTTAAACACATACCTGAGGGTCCATATCGCTTGATGATTATTGATGACCTGGATAGGGATAAAAAATATTCCCATGGGTCAGCTTATCCTTTTCAAGCCAGTGAATGGTTTTATATTCATCCCGATACTTTCGATGTACGCGCCAATTGGGATATTGATGTTGGCCCTCTTAAGATAGGAGAGAAAAACTAA
- the sfsA gene encoding DNA/RNA nuclease SfsA, which yields MKIEGPLISGKFVERPNRFITMVEVDGKIVRSHLPDPGRLKELLLSGADLLLRRAPKKSERKTKYSTVMVRHQGQLISLVSALPNRFVKESLQRGDLPMFKEFQYVRSEISHGNHRFDFLLKDKNEKPFYLEVKSVTYVENGLAKFPDAITARGTRHAEALSELVKEGNGAGILFVCQRFDANRFEPMWDRDLKFAKALLAAKQVGVKVWCVTTQVSETEMTFEKVIPVNLTPPE from the coding sequence ATGAAAATTGAAGGCCCTCTAATTTCAGGAAAATTTGTTGAACGGCCTAATCGCTTTATAACTATGGTAGAAGTGGATGGTAAAATTGTACGTTCCCATTTACCCGATCCAGGACGGTTAAAGGAATTGCTCCTTTCCGGCGCTGATCTTTTGTTGCGGCGGGCGCCTAAAAAATCTGAACGAAAAACAAAATATTCCACAGTCATGGTTCGCCATCAAGGTCAATTGATATCACTGGTATCAGCATTACCAAATCGATTTGTGAAGGAATCGTTACAACGAGGCGATTTGCCCATGTTTAAAGAATTTCAATATGTCCGATCAGAAATATCCCATGGGAACCATCGTTTTGATTTCCTGTTGAAAGATAAAAATGAAAAGCCCTTTTATTTAGAAGTGAAATCCGTGACTTATGTAGAAAATGGATTGGCAAAATTCCCCGATGCAATTACAGCAAGAGGCACCCGCCACGCAGAGGCTTTATCGGAATTGGTTAAAGAAGGCAATGGTGCTGGGATTTTGTTTGTTTGCCAAAGGTTTGATGCAAATCGATTTGAACCCATGTGGGATCGAGATCTCAAATTCGCAAAAGCATTATTAGCAGCAAAACAAGTTGGAGTAAAGGTATGGTGTGTTACAACTCAAGTGAGTGAAACTGAGATGACATTTGAAAAAGTAATTCCTGTAAATTTGACCCCTCCTGAATAG